DNA sequence from the Dermatophagoides farinae isolate YC_2012a chromosome 10, ASM2471394v1, whole genome shotgun sequence genome:
gaattttatgtATCTTATCATAAAGTGGTACTTCCCATGTGCCAACCAAATcgttcatattcatattgttgttgttttttttgtttttttttcaacaataatcCAAAtccaaccagaaaaaaaaaatcgttgtATCGTTGTATTTACCAATTCGATATTTGTGtttcaagtgaaaaaaaaacaaaacataaaacCGGTGGTTACCATTGGTAACCAGCGCCGATGAactaatttatttttctaaaagaaaaaaaaagacaaatgattatcattacagaattttcattttacaaaataatcaataatatttaCATGAAAATTCAACCAGAATGGTTAAAATTTATACGAATCACATTagcatcatgatcatcatcatcatcatcatcgtagtTTTCGTCAAAATCAGATTGttctgattcatcatcacgagTTCTGTAATCataaaatcgaatcatttgtttgtgtaatgaatctttttctttgccaATGGCTTTTTCCaaacattcgaatgattgttgatatgttaatgttttcattgtatGTTCATGTTTGGCTGGTTGATTGCTgcaatgattttgatcaaataaacGGGCACGATTCTCACTATAAGCATCTTTATATGGTGAAAtagttttcatcatttcatctttttcttcttttatgGACAATTCTTCTAACAAATGTTCGGTTTTTGCAATACTTTTGTTCACATTTTTCTCACGGATCGATAGTTCTTCTTGAATTTCTTgcagaaattttttcgtctttTCACCTTTATCCTTGAGATTGTCTAAAAGTTttctggaaatttttttttcattatcattattagacttgaaatttcaaatgaaaaaatttcaaaaaataatcataccTATTTCGCAGGattctttgttgtttttcaagtAAACCTTTCAGATCATCCAATGATAATCGTTTCAAATCGGGTCGATATTGTTCTTTGATTGTTAATggatcattttgttgattatgactTGTTGGCAATTCGAATGCAGGCCTTTTCGTAATGGCAATCGGTCCtcgtttattatcattattacagctttgttgattttcatccTCAAATTCTTCTTTAACATTTTCCAATCGAAATTGAACTTTACGATTCGAAGGCGccattgataatttgatgattcttttcaatgtgatgtatgaatgaatgaatgaatgaataaatgactcacgtgataaataaaaaaaaattctattttaaCCCAATAGATCGAATAGATCACGTGTGGTGGGTGTATTTAggattattttttccaaaaaaaaattattttcaaaacatttattttcacaatttttttgttccatcataattataataacacGACCGAATAGTCGTTGGATCATAAATAccagtgaaaaaattatttgtagaaaaaaaatccaaaaaaaagaattcatcatttttttccttcaacCATAATGATATGATAACCAAATTTAGTTTTAACCGGTGGATCCGTATACACTGGTTTATCTAAACTAGAAATTGGTAATTGAAATGCTGCATCTTGAAATGGTCCGACCATTGAACCACGTGTCATCCATCCTAGATCACCGCCTTGTCGTGCTTTATCCTCTGAATATTGTGCCGCAActtcattgaatttcattccgGATTTTATCTTATCCATTGCTTCCAATgcttttgattgtttttcacATAATATATGACGTACCtgaatgtaatgaaattggaaatcagaattcagaattttaaattgttaaaagtaaacaatttttttggttaatcAATCACCAATACAAATACATACTTTTACCGATGTAccgccttttttttcttttgcatcACCACCAGATTTTCCACCACTATTCGAACCTTTTGTCGTATCGCCTTTACCTCCTTTTCCTTTAGGTGGCatatcttgaattttttttttctctccaaaaatcaataacaatccaaatccaaaaaaactaaatgtGTTGAATGTGtctcagttttttttacatatttACAAATCATCAAAGCGCCATCTTGTAACTTGTATGTAACAACTATGATATGTTTGTTGTGatctaattcttttttttgattttctttttttttcttcagctTTCTTAACGTCTTTATTTCTATACTCGTTATTCTACCGTTGTgtttattgaatatttttttttgtttgattcaaatcgtgtcaataataataataataataatgtatagaaaaaaacataaatcaaATGCTCAAACATCAAAAACGATTACGAataacaaattttctttacaaGTGATAAATTCCGATTCATCAattagcaacaacaacaacaatcataatcaGAACCAAAATCCtggtccatcatcatcatcatcatcatcaacaatgaaaccagatttagatttttcGCATAATGATTTCATACGAAATTCTACAATGACCAccgccgccaccaccacaactagtggaaaacgaaaatcaatatttcatGATTTTGATCTAAGCGATATTAGCTTCGATAgttcatttaaatcatttaGTAAAACATCAACAGTGATTGGAGAGCTTGTAACaaacgaagaaaaagaaaaaggaaaagaagaagaagaaaaatctttAATCAACCTggatgatattgattttgatgataataatttcgatgatgatgagattgataatgatattgtatcatttttatcattacatGATGACATTAACAAATCTCACCATactgatgttgataataatccaaacaataacaattcgAACAATTGTCATTTCGTTACCGATGCCGATaaagatgaaatgatgaaattagtGAAAAATAATCTAATCAAATCACCATGTAATAAACAaccaaatattgaaaatgatgactaTAGTCAACTAttagacgatgatgatgatgatgtttatgattttgattatgatctAGATGACATCGATAtggatgatattgatgaaatgattgaaaaaattaaaaataatgataatcaaaaacaaattgaccaaaaagaagaagaagaaaaagattcattcgatttcaaAAAAGCAAACGGTAAACAATGTGAAAAACCATCGGAAATATGTTATAAACGTGCAAGATCTTTATTCTTTGATATTgaaatattattgatgaaagaaATAGCTTTCTACAAGAAATATGGACACGaaccaaatcatcaaatttaatccatatatattgaaacaCATAATACTACTTATCGTACTTAcgtaattgatttttattattgttttgttatttctaattgttttgtataataataatggattgttgttgaataaaaatgaataaaaattttcacttgaattgtattcatcatcattctatatatatttgtatgtatcatttgaaatgtaaATGTTACATTCGTCATTGTGTTACCATAAACGAACATAGAGAGATAGAGATTAATTTACtgtaaatataatgatgatgataataatgggaaaaaaattaaaaataaaaacaacttGTAATTAGTTTCTATGGATACTTACTTATGGGTtctaatatatataaatacagGTGTAGTGTAGGTATAGATTCGATTTTCTTAGCTCTAACAAttctcaatttttcaaacgaACGTCTTCatttcatcgttgttgttgttgttgtcgtcttttatttttttttttttttgtctggaTCGatattttccaaaaaaaaagaacaggCACTCACACCACTatgtgagttttttttttaaaaaaaacattagaaAACGAAGATATATTTCTGCGGAATTATTACCAATGAacttttccattttgtttgctttatttgtttaaggtttttttttctacaaagaagaaaaaaaacaaacaaacaaaaaacaaaggttagttttttgtttgtggacaatcaaatgaaatcaaatttgacAGTGAAATTGGCCAttgcaaataataaatgatgatgatgatgatgatgaagtttcATGATATACACGGCGTAAATGTTTCATTGGACGACAATAAACGTATTGCAAAAcgaacaaattcattttgtgaTGCATTCGTATTCAGTTCGAATCCAATGCGTATGAATACACCgatgattattcaattatcatcacggCTATCATCTGAATGGCATGGTGCATGTTTTATTGGATTAACCACACGTAATCCGGTCAATTTTATGgaaacaatttattcaaaacatataatcaatttgttgaccaccaatgttgatgatgtatgGATCAAACAAATTCGTCCAGAATGGTCAAATGACAGTTTGAttctttcattgaattcGGATGGTGTATTCGAAATAATCACCGAATATGAACcaaatttaaaatatatGTTTCTGGAAAATTTACcaataaattttccattatgGTTAATACTTGATCTATATGGTCAAACTGAACAGGTACAATTTCCACATTATTCATCACCAAATTGTCGGGAAATTGTTTCACTTGGATCGGATATCTATTCTACATATAAATGTGGTGAAAATGGTATTGTTCCATACAATTCGGCACGTATTATATTGATTGGACCAAAATCTTCTGGAAAAagtcaattgaaaaatattttcataagTAATTTGTAAgcattcgattgattgaaaagatcacatgaatgaatataaactaaatataaataaatccaCTTTATTTAATTACAGAAATCAAGATTCaaaagataataatgattcaattggTGATCCATCACAATGTCATCTGATtaccaataatgatggtgaatggAATTTGTTACCGAATTCGACAACGAATAAATTGCGAATAACTCATGCAGATAAATCCGATATCTATCATGATATTGCCAAAAATATTGTCCAAGAAATTGTATCGAATAAAGATCAATTTGATGCCAATGAATCACATTCGCCAAAagatttgattaaaaatgtaTTAAGATTTCCACGTAAACTATTGCGACCATATTCAAAAGAAGTAAAACAATTGAGTGAAAATTTGGTAAGGCAAAATGATTCtgttgatcataataatcaatgatgatgtttgtaaaatttatttgtgaTTAGAATGAAATTCCTGATGaattaatgttgatgattgaagaaATGTTGAAAGCAATACCAAATGATCAGAAAAATCTAACTACAAATGAATCATCTGTTAAAGATTTGGccaatgaaaatggtaacaataaatcaaaattgatcataaatGTCCATGATTTTAGTGGAAATTTTCTCTATCTTCTTATTAATCAAGTAAggatgattaattttttttttaaaaaatttcccacaaattaaacaaaaacaaaatagttTTTCTTCACCAGTTGTTCTGTCTATCTTTTTGTATTCAATCTGGCCGATGATTTAGAAACAACAACGTTGTccaaatatgaaaatgtttcttttgttgtaagtttttgttgtaaacTCGAAATCTTTAattctgttcatttttttcccacttGGTTCACAGAGTGAATTAggaaatcaatcattaactGTTCTACATTCCATTCATCTATGGATttctttgattcattcaacaattgCAGGATTTCCGATTCCAAATGAAAtctcaccatcatcaccaccatcatcgacCGCTGTGAATGATACTAATGATACCGATAATAcggataataatcaacaacaacaacaacaacaagaccAATCAGTAGACACACCGACAAGCGATGAAAATTCTAgtgaatcaaaaacatttgaattacTTCAACCACAAATCATATTGGTAGGCACACACCGTAATTCCATACATGCTGAGCCAATCACTCGTAATCAAATTGTCAATGAAATATTCGATAAAATTCGTTCAagttttaatgataaaagcTATGGGGGACATTTGTTTGAGAAAAATATCGCCTTAGATTGTAAAGAAATGTCATTCGATGAACCGGATCTAGTGAAAAATCTACGTCatataattgaatcattaattcatgaagaaaaaatggccGGATTCTCCATACCATTATGTTGGATACAATTGGAAcaaatattggaaaaatttaaacaacGTGGCATATATTTTGTCGATGTTTATCAATTACATGAAgttgtttcatcaataatcgatacatttcaatcatatgAAAATCTGAATTCAGCATTATATTTCTATCATAATCAAGGACGGATATTCTTTCTGGATTGTGTCAATAATCAAACTGCATTCTCAGCGGCTGATGATCGTCATGGTACATATGAACTTGGTATTATAATATTGGATCCAAATTGGTTTATCAGCTGTATATATGATCTTTGTTCATATTTatgttcaatgaaaaatgatgatgatgataatctgt
Encoded proteins:
- the LOC124500345 gene encoding uncharacterized protein LOC124500345, with the translated sequence MAPSNRKVQFRLENVKEEFEDENQQSCNNDNKRGPIAITKRPAFELPTSHNQQNDPLTIKEQYRPDLKRLSLDDLKGLLEKQQRILRNRKLLDNLKDKGEKTKKFLQEIQEELSIREKNVNKSIAKTEHLLEELSIKEEKDEMMKTISPYKDAYSENRARLFDQNHCSNQPAKHEHTMKTLTYQQSFECLEKAIGKEKDSLHKQMIRFYDYRTRDDESEQSDFDENYDDDDDDDHDANVIRINFNHSG
- the LOC124491129 gene encoding peptidyl-prolyl cis-trans isomerase NIMA-interacting 4 yields the protein MPPKGKGGKGDTTKGSNSGGKSGGDAKEKKGGTSVKVRHILCEKQSKALEAMDKIKSGMKFNEVAAQYSEDKARQGGDLGWMTRGSMVGPFQDAAFQLPISSLDKPVYTDPPVKTKFGYHIIMVEGKK
- the LOC142597843 gene encoding uncharacterized protein LOC142597843 produces the protein MYRKKHKSNAQTSKTITNNKFSLQVINSDSSISNNNNNHNQNQNPGPSSSSSSSTMKPDLDFSHNDFIRNSTMTTAATTTTSGKRKSIFHDFDLSDISFDSSFKSFSKTSTVIGELVTNEEKEKGKEEEEKSLINLDDIDFDDNNFDDDEIDNDIVSFLSLHDDINKSHHTDVDNNPNNNNSNNCHFVTDADKDEMMKLVKNNLIKSPCNKQPNIENDDYSQLLDDDDDDVYDFDYDLDDIDMDDIDEMIEKIKNNDNQKQIDQKEEEEKDSFDFKKANGKQCEKPSEICYKRARSLFFDIEILLMKEIAFYKKYGHEPNHQI